From Vidua macroura isolate BioBank_ID:100142 chromosome 5, ASM2450914v1, whole genome shotgun sequence, the proteins below share one genomic window:
- the PTHLH gene encoding parathyroid hormone-related protein isoform X1, with protein MFAKLFQQWSFAVFLLSYSVPSYGRSVEGISRRLKRAVSEHQLLHDKGKSIQDLRRRIFLQNLIEGVNTAEIRATSEVSPNPKPATNTKNYPVRFGSEDEGRYLTQETNKSQTYKEQPLKVSGKKKKAKPGKRKEQEKKKRRTRSAWLSSGMYGDVVTESPLLDISVTTHNQTLRRR; from the exons ATGTTCGCTAAACTCTTCCAGCAGTGGAGTTTTGCAGTGTTCCTGCTGAGTTATTCCGTGCCCTCCTACGGGAGATCAGTAGAGGGGATCAGCCGCAGACT cAAACGGGCTGTATCAGAGCACCAGCTATTGCATGACAAGGGCAAGTCAATCCAAGACTTACGAAGAAGAATATTCCTTCAAAATTTAATCGAAGGTGTCAACACTGCAGAGATCCGTGCAACGTCAGAGGTGTCACCTAACCCTAAACCTGCCACCAACACGAAGAACTACCCTGTCCGGTTTGGCAGTGAAGATGAGGGCAGATACCTAACTCAGGAGACAAACAAATCACAGACCTACAAGGAGCAGCCCCTGAAGGtctcagggaagaaaaagaaagcaaagcctGGAAAACGTAAggaacaagagaagaaaaagaggcgAACCCGCTCAGCTTGGCTAAGTTCTGGCATGTACGGAGACGTCGTGACCGAGAGCCCACTCTTGGACATCTCTGTTACTACACATAATCAAACTTTAAG gaGGCGCTGA
- the PTHLH gene encoding parathyroid hormone-related protein isoform X2 codes for MKQDLLQQSGFTGCLQACKRAVSEHQLLHDKGKSIQDLRRRIFLQNLIEGVNTAEIRATSEVSPNPKPATNTKNYPVRFGSEDEGRYLTQETNKSQTYKEQPLKVSGKKKKAKPGKRKEQEKKKRRTRSAWLSSGMYGDVVTESPLLDISVTTHNQTLRRR; via the exons ATGAAGcaggacttgctccagcagtcTGGCTTCACTGGATGTCTCCAAGCCTG cAAACGGGCTGTATCAGAGCACCAGCTATTGCATGACAAGGGCAAGTCAATCCAAGACTTACGAAGAAGAATATTCCTTCAAAATTTAATCGAAGGTGTCAACACTGCAGAGATCCGTGCAACGTCAGAGGTGTCACCTAACCCTAAACCTGCCACCAACACGAAGAACTACCCTGTCCGGTTTGGCAGTGAAGATGAGGGCAGATACCTAACTCAGGAGACAAACAAATCACAGACCTACAAGGAGCAGCCCCTGAAGGtctcagggaagaaaaagaaagcaaagcctGGAAAACGTAAggaacaagagaagaaaaagaggcgAACCCGCTCAGCTTGGCTAAGTTCTGGCATGTACGGAGACGTCGTGACCGAGAGCCCACTCTTGGACATCTCTGTTACTACACATAATCAAACTTTAAG gaGGCGCTGA